CACCGCGCGCCCCCTCGCCAATCCGCCGCTATGCGGCGCTTTTCCGTTCCGCCAGAACGCTCTGGCCCGCGACCACCTTCTGACCGATGGACACGGCGGGAACATAGTCATCCGGCAGATAGAGGTCAACCCGCGAGCCGAACCGGATCATGCCGAACCGCTCGCCCCGTTCGAGTTTCTCCCCCTCCTCCACCCGGCACACGATGCGCCGCGCGATGAGCCCGGCGATCTGGACCATGGTGAAGGACCCTTCCTTGCCCTCCACGGCATAGGCGCAGCGTTCGTTGTCGTGGGAGGCCTTGTCCAGGGCCGCGTTGAAAAATTTGCCCGGATGGTAGGCGATGGCCGTGATCTTCCCGGCGACGGGCGTTCTGTTCACATGCACGTTGAAAACGTTCATGAAGACGCTGATGCAGACGCGCTGCTGCCCGGTGAACGGGTCCGGCATGGGCTGAATTTTGACGATTTTGCCGTCCGCCGGGCTGACGGCGCGGTTCGCACCCGTCGGCACGACCCGTTCCGGGTCGCGGAAAAAGTGCCCGGCAAACCAGGTGGCGGCCAGTAAGATAACCGCCATCGGCCAGCAGCCGATGACGGCAAAGATCAACGTTGAAAACGCGCAGAGAAAAATAAAGGGATATCCTTCCGGGGCAATGCCTATTCTGCCGTGGCGCATGTAAACTCCTTGTCCTGAAAAATGCTGTCGAATTATGCAGTATACCGCGTTTTTCCCCGCACCGCAAAGCCCAAAACAGGAGGGTAACGGCCGCCGAATAGACGGCATTGGCCGGTCTTTTCAAGGGCGGCCCGCCGTGGTAGACTTCTCGCATAACCACTTTCCGAAGGACGGCTTTTGCCGCGGCCCGTTCCGTTCCGGAATCTATTTTCACGCGGCCTCTGGCAAACTTCGGCAAAAGGATTATATCGTACTCATGGATACCGTAACTCATCTCGTCGCCGGGGCTCTGACGCCGCTGGCCTTCAGAAATGCGCCCAAAACCCGCATGCTGACGCTGTTCGGCATCATCTGCGGGGAATTCCCGGATATCGACGTCATCGCGGGCAAAAGCCCGGAAGCCATTCTGGCCTTTCACCGGGGAGCCACGCACGCCCTTCTCGCCCAGCCCCTGTTCGCGCTTATTCTGGCCCTCGTCTTTCACCGGCTGATAAAAAAAGGGGACGATTCGGGCGCCTGGACCTTTGCGAAAACATGGTCCGTGGCGCTCCTGGCGCTCCTCATCCACCTGTTCCTCGACTGCATGACGACCTTCGGCACCCAGATTTTCCTGCCGTTCTCGGACCTGCGCGTGGCCTTGCCTGCCATGTACATCATCGATTTCTCGCTGACCCTGCCCCTTATTGCGATTCTTGGGGCCATCCTGGTAAAAGGCGGGCTCTCTCCCAAGCGTCCCGCGCCCGAGGCCGCGCGCACCCGCCTCGCCCGGGGGGGCCTCGTCTGGCTCATCGCCTACCCCGTGCTCGCCCTCTGCCTGAACTACGGCATCGCGTCAAACCTCAAAACCGCTTACGCCTTCTCCGGGAACACGCAGGGCATAACGTCGGTGGAGCTTTCTCCGGAGCCTTTCGCGCCGCTCAACTGGAAGGTTGTGCCCATCGCGCCGGACAAGTACTACATGGGGCGGTTCTTTCTGCCTTCCCGGGACAGGGACATTTCCTTCACAGCCTACGAGCGCCCGGACGCCGTGTTCGGCAAAGCCCAGGAGGACATTCCCCTGTTCCGGCTGTTCGGGCGTTTCGCGACCTACACCTTTGCGACCGTGGCCAGGGAAGGGGACGATACCGTTTATACCTTCGCGGACGTGCGGTACGAAGCCACCATGCCCGGCCTCATGGCGGCCGTGGGCAGGAGCGACGGCATTTTCCTCATGCAGATCAAAATGCGGGACGGGACCTTTGCCGCCTACCGGTTTCTGTACCGGGGGCGGGACGCGGCGACGACGAAATGGGAAACCGCCCCCGGGATTCCGGCCAATGCCGGATAGCCGGGCCCGCAAAAAACAGCGGGCACGCAAGTTCCGGCATCCCGCCCCCTTGCCCGCGCCGCGCTTTTCCGCCTGCCTGTATGTCCGGCTGGACCCGCGGGACGTGGCCATGTTCCGGTTTCTCCTGGAAGCCGAGGACAACCTCGCCTACATGAGCACCGTGGACCGCTGGTCCTCTGTGCTGCGCGTGACCTTTTCCCCGCACCAGGAAGGCGCTGTCCGCCGTTATCTTGAAACCGTGCGCGAAAAAATCGCGTTCGACGTGGTTCCGGTCCCCGAGCGGAACTGAAAGGAACTCCCCGCCATGAGCCAGTTGAATCCCGCCCATATCGCGTCCCTGCTCGAACTCCTCAATCAGTCCCCTTACTCCAGGCTTCTGTCCATGGAGATCACGGCGATGGGGCCGGGCCACGCCTTGGTCGCGGCGGCCCTCGGCGAAAAGCACCGGAACACGTTCGGCGGGCTGCACGGCGGCGTGCACGCCTCTGTTATCGAAACCGCCGCCTACTGGGCGCTCTACTGCGATCTGCCCGAGGACGCGGGCATGGTCACCCTGGATCTGGCCGTCACCGACCTCGCCCCGGCCAAGAACGGCGAGCTGCGGGCCGAGGCCAGGCGGATCAAGGCCGGGAGGACCATCTGCCTGGCCGAAGTCACGGTGACGGACGCCACCGGCAAACTGCTGGCCCACGGCACGTCCAAACTGATGGTCACTCCGGGGCTGCAATCCGTCCGCCAATCGGTCGCCGCCATGGGCCGCGAGCCCCTGCCGCCGAAATTTCTGGACAGCTGAAACAGTGCGGCAGGTCCGGGACATCCCGGACCTGCCGCACCATCAAAAACCCCTTAGAACACTCTCTACTTCAGAAACCCGTTGATGATCTGCGCCTCGGCTTCTTCCGCCGTCAGGCCGAGCGTCATGAGCTTCGTCAGCTGCTCGCCCGCTATTTTCCCGATGGCCGCCTCGTGGATCAGGGACGCGTCCACGTGCGCGGCGGTTATTTCCGGGACGGCCGTGACCACGGCGTTGCCCATGATGATGGCGTCGCATTCGGAATGGCCCACGCAGGCGTTGTTGCCGGTGATCTTTGATACGAAGGCCTGGCGCGAGTTCCCCTTGGCCACGGAGCGGGAAACGAGCCCGGCCTTGGCGTTTTTACCGCTGATATCCAGCACGAACTCGGTTTTCGCGGACTGATCCCCGTCCGTCAGGAGCTTTTCCGTGACGCTCAGCACACTGTCGTCCGCGAGAACGGCCCTGGTCACGCGGTGGGTGGCGTCCACGCCTTCCAGCTGGATGCTCTCCATGGTGAAGCTGCCGCCCTCGCCGAGGTAAATGTCCGTCACCGGGTTAAGAACGCGGTCCCCTTCCGCCGCGCCGCTGCCGTAGTGCGTCTCCTTATAGGTGACGTGGGCGTTTTTCCCGATATGGAAGCAGTGGACGCCGTCGTGCCGCGAGGTATCGCACCCGCTGTTGTGGATGCCGCAGCCCGCGACGATGAGGATGTCCTCGCAGTCCTCGCCGATATAGAAATCGTTGGCCACGATATCCGTGAACCCGCTGCCGTTGACCGCGACCGGGATATGCACCTTCTCCCCTTTTGTTCCCGGCTTGACGTGGATGTCGATGCCGGTGCCGTCTTTTTTCGGGACGATGGAAACCCTGGCGGAATCCGCCCGGCCGATGCTTTTCCCGTTAACGCGCAGGTTGAAGGCGCCCGACGGCGTGCCTTCGATGCCCGCGACGGTCCGTAACAGATCGTTGACTATGGTATCGCTCATTGCGCTTTGCTCCTGATGATTTCACAGGTTGCCGCGCCGATCGCCAGGGAGGGAAGGATCTTCTCGCGCGGCCCGATGTGGGCCAATTTTCCCTGCCGCAGCACGGCAACGGTATCCGCGACCTCCAGGATGCGCTCCTGGTGGGAAATGATAACGGCCGCGCCCTTGCGGGCTTCCCTGATTTTCCGGAACACCGCGATCAGGTTCTGGAAACTCCAGAGGTCGATGCCCGCCTCCGGCTCGTCAAAAATGGAAAGCACGGTCCCCCTCGCGAGCAGCATGGCGATTTCGATCCGCTTCATTTCCCCGCCGGAAAGCGTTCCGTTCAGTTCGCGGGTGACGTAATCGTTGGCGCACATGCCCACTTCCGAGAGGTAACTACAGGCTTCCTCCACGCTCAGGTCCCGCCCGGCGGCCAGGGAAAGCAGATCCTGCACGGAAATACCCTTGAACCGCACCGGCTGCTGGAAGGCGAACCCGACGCCCAGCCGGGCGCGTTCCGTCACGTCGAGTTCCGTTATATCCTGCCCGTTCAAGAGAATCCGCCCGCCGGACGGCTTCTGGATGCCCATAATCACTTTGGCCAGGGTGGACTTGCCGCCGCCGTTCGGCCCGGTAATCACAAAAAAACTGTTGGCGGCAACGGTAAAACTCACGTCATCCAGGATCTTCCTGGGGCGCTTGTCCTCGCCCGCCACCGTCACGGTTATGTTTTGCAGCTCAAGCACGTGAACTCCTTTGCGGAAAACAACACGGCACGCCATGCCGTCTTGTGCCATTGGTTCCTTTGTTGTATAGTTTTACTACTTGATTAGTTTTATGCAAGTACGCAGTGTTTTTGTACTTGGTACGAAAAAACATACTGGAGGAGCCATGCCCCGGACCATAAACGCCACGCTGCCGCAAACGGCCTGGTGCCCCATGCGGTTCGCGCTCGAGGTCGTCGGCGGGAAGTGGAAGCTGGCCATCATCTGCATGCTCGCCGAGCATTCGCCCGCCCGGTACAGCGAAGTGAAGCGCAAGGTCGCGGGAATCACGAACGTCATGCTCGCCCAGTCCCTGAAAGAACTTGAGTCATACGGCCTTGTGCACCGGGAGCAATACAACGAGATCCCGCCCCGCGTCGAGTACACCCTGACGGAAAAAGGCCGGACCTTGATGCCCGCCTTGAACCATCTGGCGGAGTGGGGAGCGGCCAACATGCCCGGCGCGGGCAGGGACGCGCGCTGCCGCACCTGCAAGCAGTGACGGCGCCTGCCTTTTACACCAAACCCCGCCGATTGCATGATGAAGGCCGCACACCCCGCGCGGGGTGTGCGGCCTTCATCATGCAATGCGGAAGCCGTGCCCGGATTAATGGAAATACACGTCGAATTCCGTGAACAGCTTGGTCATGGATTCCAGACGGCGGGCGACGGCGCCGGAGAATTTCGGCGTCAGCGCGGCGAGCAGGGCTTCCAGCGTGGCTATGCCCGCGCAGCGGCTTTTGAACATGCCCGGCCCCTCGGCCTCCACGAAAATCGGCACCGTGGTATGCTGCAACAGCGGGCTGGAGCGCCGCTCCGTGATAAGAACGGTTTCACACCCGGCCTCGCGGAAGACCCGCATGGTCGTGCCCGTTATTTTGGGGTACCGGTCATAGGAAAAGGCGAACAGCACGGACTCCGGCGCGATGCGGGCGATGCGGTGCCCGAGGATGGAAGCGTTGCCGTTCAGCAGAACGACGTTTTCCCTAAAATAGCTGAGCAGGATGTAGAAGTAGCTCATCAGCCCTTCGGCGGAAACCGCGCCCATCAGGAACAGCGGGCGGGAGGTGTCTCCCAGGAGGTCCACGGCCTTGTTGAAGTTTTCGCTCGAAAGGGTTTCCTTGGTGCGCTGCAAATTGGCGATGGCCGAATCGATCGTGTGCGAGAATATCGTATCCGGGGCGGCCGCGCGCTCTTCCTCGTTCATCTGGGTCAGTCGCCGCACGGGCAGGTCCATGTGGTGGGCCACCTCGTTGCGCAACGTCTTGCTGAATTCGTAAAAGTTCAGATATCCCAGCCGCTGCACGAACCGCGTGACCGTGGCCTTGCCCACCCCGGCTTTGGCGCCGATATCCGTCAGGTTGTCAAAGGCGAGTTGCGGGTATTCCCGCCTGAACAGCGCGGCGAGTTTTTTTTCGCTCGGCGTCATGTCATCCAATTGGGCAAGGCGTTGCAAAAGCGGCGGCTTGGGCATCATATCCTCCTGATGCGGCTGTGAAGGCGGTCCGGTTCCCGGTCCCCCGCACGCCGGACAATAAACGAGAATCGCCGAACCCGCCAGAGAAAAGCGGTAAAAACGCATCCCCGCTGCCGCTCCCGTTTCAATAAAACCCTTGATTTTGTAGCCGGTTCTAGTAGGCTTCCGCCATGCAAAAACGAGTTCCCTTCCAGCCGATGCCGGCCGGTACGCCGAAAATAGCCCTCGTGGGCCGCCCCAACGTGGGCAAATCAACGTTGTTCAACCGCCTTATCCGCAGCAAGCGCGCCATCACCCATGACATGCCGGGCATCACCCGCGACCGCATGGAAGGCGTCGTGCGCGGCAAAGACAAGCAGTCCTTTGTCATCATTGATACGGGCGGCGTCACCCTGGACGCCCATGAAGCCGTTGCCGAGGGTCCGGCGGGCATCCGGGGGTTTGAAGAGGAAATCCTGCGCCAGACCAGGGCCGCCATCGAGGAATCCGTGGCGCTCGTTCTGGTTGTGGATGCCCGCGAAGGCGTGACCCCCTTTGACGAACACGTGGCGGCCTATATCCGCAAATCCGGCAAGCCGGCTCTCGTCGCCGTCAATAAAGTGGACGGCCCGGAAAACGCCGAAACCCTGATGGCGGATTTCTACGCCCTGGGCCTGCCGCTTCTGCCCTGCTCCGCCGAACACGGCTTTAACGTGCGCGCCCTGGAAGAGGAAATGCGCGAATTCCTGCCCGAGCCGGACTTTTTGCCCGGTGAGGATGACTTTGAGATGGAAACGGACGACGAAGCCGTTGCCGATGGGGACGAAAACGAAGGCAAAGCCGAGGACGAGGACGAAAACGCCCCGCTCCGCCTGGCCTTCCTCGGCAGGCCCAATGCGGGCAAGTCGTCGCTGGTCAACGCCCTGGCCAAAACCGACCGCATGATCGTCAGCGACATCGCGGGCACCACCAGGGACAGCGTGGACGTGAGCGTGGAAATCGGCGGCGCCGTCATCACGTTTGTGGATACCGCCGGCGTGCGCCGCCGCGCCAAAGTCACGGACACGGTGGAACGCTACAGCGTCAACTCCTCCATCAAAAGCACCACCAAGGCCCACGTGACGCTGCTGGTGGTGGACGGCCCCGGCGGCCTTGCCCAGCAGGACAAACGCCTTATCGACATGTTGAGCGAGCGCATGACCCCGTTCATGGTTCTTGTCAACAAGTGCGACCTCATGAGCCCGGCGGCGACGAAAGAGGTTGAAAAAGCCTACAAGGAAGCCCTGGTGTTCTGCCCGCACGTGCCGCTGCTCTTCGTCTCCGCCGTGAACGGGAAAAATTTGAAAAAAATCATCCCGCTCGCCAGGGAGATCCGCCGCGAGTGCGCCGTCCGCATCCCCACCGGGGAACTCAACCGCGCCTTCGAGGCCATTCTCACCGCGCATCAGCCCCCGCTGGTCAAAGGCGCGCGCGCGAAGTTCTATTACATGACCCAGGCGGAAACAAAGCCTCCCACCTTCGTGTTCTTCGTCAACCACGAGGACCGCGTGCTGCCTTCCTACGCCCGCTACATGGAAAAATCGCTGCGCAAGACCTTCGGCATCACCTCCGCCCCCATTCGCGTGCATTTTCGGTCCACGCATACGAAGAAAAAAAAGAAATAGAGCGCTTGCCGATCTCCGGAAAATGAGTAGTGTGAAAGAGCGGTCCTTGGCGGGGCCGCTCTTTTCCGGAGGTATACCATGAAGAGCGATAGTGAATACGCCACCTTCGCGGGCGGTTGTTTCTGGTGCACGGAGCACGCGTTCCTGGACATGCCGGGCGTGCTCTCCGTCACCAGCGGCTATACCGGCGGGGACCTGGACGACCCCGGCTACCGGGACGTCTGCGAGGGCGATACCGGCCATGCGGAAGCCGTGCGCGTCGAGTTTGACCCGGCGAAAATCACCTACCGCGACCTGTTGGACGTTTTCTGGCGCAGCATCGACCCCACGGACGACGGCGGCCAGTTCGCGGACAGGGGCAGCCAGTACCGGACCGCCATCTTCTACCACTCGGACGAGCAAAAGGCCGAGGCCGAAGCGTCGCGCGAGGAAATCAACGCGTCCGGCCGCTTCCCCAAACCCGTGGCGACCGTTATCGAGCCGATCCGAAAATTCTTCCCGGCGGAAGAGTACCACCAGAAATACTGCCTGAAAAACCCGTTGCAGTTCCGAAGCTACCACCACGGCTCGGGGAAGGCCGCGGGCCTCGACCGGCTATGGAACGGCCCCGGTAAAAAATAATCCTGCGCGCGGCGCGGCCGGTGTCCGTTCGCGGCATCACGCTATCGCCGCGTCTTGACACCGGCCTGAACCGGCCCCATATCTCTCCTCATATATTGTGTTCCGCCGCTTTGCGCGGCGGCATTGTTTTTCCAGCGGAGTTGGTACGCATGCCCCCCATTCTCGCCAGGCACATTCCCGCCGCTCCCGTGCAGCCGCACCAACCGGGAGGGGGGTCGGACCGCGTTTCCTCGGCGGAAATCTGGCGCCTTACCTGGCCCCAGCTGTTGATGATGAGTTTTCAGTTCCTGGTCGGCCTGACGGACGTCTGGGTCGCCGGGAAAATCCACCGCGACGTGCAGGCCGTGCTCGGCGTGGTGGTCCAGTGCCAGTTCATCCTGCTCATTATCGGCACGGCCACGGCCAACGCCTCGGTCGCGGCCATGAGCCAGTCCCTCGGGGCGAACCTGCCGGACCGCGCCAGGCGCTACGCC
The DNA window shown above is from uncultured delta proteobacterium and carries:
- the psd gene encoding Phosphatidylserine decarboxylase proenzyme encodes the protein MRHGRIGIAPEGYPFIFLCAFSTLIFAVIGCWPMAVILLAATWFAGHFFRDPERVVPTGANRAVSPADGKIVKIQPMPDPFTGQQRVCISVFMNVFNVHVNRTPVAGKITAIAYHPGKFFNAALDKASHDNERCAYAVEGKEGSFTMVQIAGLIARRIVCRVEEGEKLERGERFGMIRFGSRVDLYLPDDYVPAVSIGQKVVAGQSVLAERKSAA
- a CDS encoding conserved membrane hypothetical protein (Evidence 4 : Homologs of previously reported genes of unknown function), which gives rise to MDTVTHLVAGALTPLAFRNAPKTRMLTLFGIICGEFPDIDVIAGKSPEAILAFHRGATHALLAQPLFALILALVFHRLIKKGDDSGAWTFAKTWSVALLALLIHLFLDCMTTFGTQIFLPFSDLRVALPAMYIIDFSLTLPLIAILGAILVKGGLSPKRPAPEAARTRLARGGLVWLIAYPVLALCLNYGIASNLKTAYAFSGNTQGITSVELSPEPFAPLNWKVVPIAPDKYYMGRFFLPSRDRDISFTAYERPDAVFGKAQEDIPLFRLFGRFATYTFATVAREGDDTVYTFADVRYEATMPGLMAAVGRSDGIFLMQIKMRDGTFAAYRFLYRGRDAATTKWETAPGIPANAG
- a CDS encoding conserved hypothetical protein (Evidence 4 : Homologs of previously reported genes of unknown function), which codes for MPDSRARKKQRARKFRHPAPLPAPRFSACLYVRLDPRDVAMFRFLLEAEDNLAYMSTVDRWSSVLRVTFSPHQEGAVRRYLETVREKIAFDVVPVPERN
- a CDS encoding Thioesterase superfamily protein; the encoded protein is MSQLNPAHIASLLELLNQSPYSRLLSMEITAMGPGHALVAAALGEKHRNTFGGLHGGVHASVIETAAYWALYCDLPEDAGMVTLDLAVTDLAPAKNGELRAEARRIKAGRTICLAEVTVTDATGKLLAHGTSKLMVTPGLQSVRQSVAAMGREPLPPKFLDS
- a CDS encoding SufBD protein — encoded protein: MSDTIVNDLLRTVAGIEGTPSGAFNLRVNGKSIGRADSARVSIVPKKDGTGIDIHVKPGTKGEKVHIPVAVNGSGFTDIVANDFYIGEDCEDILIVAGCGIHNSGCDTSRHDGVHCFHIGKNAHVTYKETHYGSGAAEGDRVLNPVTDIYLGEGGSFTMESIQLEGVDATHRVTRAVLADDSVLSVTEKLLTDGDQSAKTEFVLDISGKNAKAGLVSRSVAKGNSRQAFVSKITGNNACVGHSECDAIIMGNAVVTAVPEITAAHVDASLIHEAAIGKIAGEQLTKLMTLGLTAEEAEAQIINGFLK
- a CDS encoding conserved hypothetical protein (Evidence 4 : Homologs of previously reported genes of unknown function), yielding MLELQNITVTVAGEDKRPRKILDDVSFTVAANSFFVITGPNGGGKSTLAKVIMGIQKPSGGRILLNGQDITELDVTERARLGVGFAFQQPVRFKGISVQDLLSLAAGRDLSVEEACSYLSEVGMCANDYVTRELNGTLSGGEMKRIEIAMLLARGTVLSIFDEPEAGIDLWSFQNLIAVFRKIREARKGAAVIISHQERILEVADTVAVLRQGKLAHIGPREKILPSLAIGAATCEIIRSKAQ
- the ydzFA gene encoding Pyridoxal-dependent decarboxylase, which codes for MPRTINATLPQTAWCPMRFALEVVGGKWKLAIICMLAEHSPARYSEVKRKVAGITNVMLAQSLKELESYGLVHREQYNEIPPRVEYTLTEKGRTLMPALNHLAEWGAANMPGAGRDARCRTCKQ
- a CDS encoding putative RpiR family transcriptional regulator (Evidence 3 : Function proposed based on presence of conserved amino acid motif, structural feature or limited homology), translating into MPKPPLLQRLAQLDDMTPSEKKLAALFRREYPQLAFDNLTDIGAKAGVGKATVTRFVQRLGYLNFYEFSKTLRNEVAHHMDLPVRRLTQMNEEERAAAPDTIFSHTIDSAIANLQRTKETLSSENFNKAVDLLGDTSRPLFLMGAVSAEGLMSYFYILLSYFRENVVLLNGNASILGHRIARIAPESVLFAFSYDRYPKITGTTMRVFREAGCETVLITERRSSPLLQHTTVPIFVEAEGPGMFKSRCAGIATLEALLAALTPKFSGAVARRLESMTKLFTEFDVYFH
- the der gene encoding GTPase Der, with the translated sequence MQKRVPFQPMPAGTPKIALVGRPNVGKSTLFNRLIRSKRAITHDMPGITRDRMEGVVRGKDKQSFVIIDTGGVTLDAHEAVAEGPAGIRGFEEEILRQTRAAIEESVALVLVVDAREGVTPFDEHVAAYIRKSGKPALVAVNKVDGPENAETLMADFYALGLPLLPCSAEHGFNVRALEEEMREFLPEPDFLPGEDDFEMETDDEAVADGDENEGKAEDEDENAPLRLAFLGRPNAGKSSLVNALAKTDRMIVSDIAGTTRDSVDVSVEIGGAVITFVDTAGVRRRAKVTDTVERYSVNSSIKSTTKAHVTLLVVDGPGGLAQQDKRLIDMLSERMTPFMVLVNKCDLMSPAATKEVEKAYKEALVFCPHVPLLFVSAVNGKNLKKIIPLAREIRRECAVRIPTGELNRAFEAILTAHQPPLVKGARAKFYYMTQAETKPPTFVFFVNHEDRVLPSYARYMEKSLRKTFGITSAPIRVHFRSTHTKKKKK
- the msrA gene encoding Peptide methionine sulfoxide reductase MsrA; translated protein: MKSDSEYATFAGGCFWCTEHAFLDMPGVLSVTSGYTGGDLDDPGYRDVCEGDTGHAEAVRVEFDPAKITYRDLLDVFWRSIDPTDDGGQFADRGSQYRTAIFYHSDEQKAEAEASREEINASGRFPKPVATVIEPIRKFFPAEEYHQKYCLKNPLQFRSYHHGSGKAAGLDRLWNGPGKK